Proteins from a genomic interval of Schistocerca piceifrons isolate TAMUIC-IGC-003096 chromosome 3, iqSchPice1.1, whole genome shotgun sequence:
- the LOC124790145 gene encoding cuticle protein 18.7-like yields the protein MKVLVILSSVLAVALAKPGYLGLGLGVPAAIPVPADAPDVAVAKAAHLATQAAEAARNTLGVPVASVVPADEPHVAVAKAAHLNIQAAEAARNTLGVPAIAAAPVIAAARYAVAGPVIAGPANIVIGPGGVPLDTPEVASAKAAHAVAHAQSAALAAATPADPVSGLPLAAVYAAGIPAIHHADAIAHLQYKAALLG from the exons atGAAGGTCCTG GTGATCCTGAGCTCCGTGTTGGCTGTGGCCCTGGCCAAGCCCGGCTACCTGGGTCTGGGTCTGGGGGTTCCCGCCGCCATCCCGGTGCCCGCCGACGCCCCCGACGTGGCCGTGGCTAAGGCGGCGCACCTGGCGAcgcaggcggcggaggcggcgcgcaACACGCTGGGCGTGCCCGTGGCCTCCGTCGTGCCCGCCGACGAGCCCCACGTGGCCGTCGCCAAGGCGGCGCACCTCAACATCCAGGCCGCCGAGGCCGCCCGCAACACCCTGGGCGTGCCCGCCATCGCCGCTGCCCCCGTCATCGCCGCCGCTCGCTACGCCGTGGCCGGCCCCGTCATCGCTGGGCCCGCCAACATCGTGATCGGACCTGGCGGCGTTCCCCTGGACACTCCTGAG GTGGCCAGCGCCAAGGCAGCCCATGCTGTGGCCCACGCTCAGTCCGCAGCCCTGGCTGCCGCCACCCCCGCAGACCCCGTGTCTGGGCTGCCCCTGGCCGCCGTCTACGCTGCCGGCATTCCCGCCATCCACCACGCTGACGCCATCGCCCACCTGCAGTACAAGGCCGCCCTCCTCGGTTAG